A genomic stretch from Erysipelothrix sp. HDW6C includes:
- a CDS encoding PRD domain-containing protein: MGDIHMESLMTLFMLLHEGKIVDIAAMIESVGASERKVRALLGELRTMGERNGFEIRTIPKAGYLLKATDDALLESFIARNGQMHVDASNRTMRLHNMMLYLINIEEDYSSIDELAELLDVTRPTVVADLKLIVDILEKYELTYVSKPYYGIRIEGIEYNKRNLLADIFTEGIGNFSSMRYFTVDEEEQIKRIVFNGFYENQLYFNEAIFNETVAHVEVFIMRIFNADVHIRVDVNRMQIDAPSLNAANYIMTELMAKFGLPLSPKEEMLLALNIFVMTNSYQLPVEIQEKYVAHVKSALNAIDGEYHTNYSMNASLVNRLTYHVYALLIRISYKYEFKNPNYDRIGLKHIFANLLTIDFIKHLPLLKLEDLSRDELSLLSLHFAATMNDDKYRFQMNVKHVLLATGLIECNPDFLGSRVRMIFPNATLTTRFMKQVDGLDLDAFDLILLTTQHGYIERKTKTLVYELSPIPTDVELQRLQREVIYHNIRRHHGQINRLQEVLLPELFFIETDASLSYQDIVLKYAGIMESKGYAREGFRESVAQRESIGSTLYVSGVGGAHAMDSFTVENSVAVVRVANGRQSKDDGKLIFIFNIMREYFSVYQEVAELYTSILISPKILEISSYDELIIYINEVI; the protein is encoded by the coding sequence ATGGGGGACATTCATATGGAGTCACTGATGACATTGTTCATGCTCTTGCATGAGGGGAAAATTGTCGATATTGCTGCAATGATTGAAAGTGTTGGAGCTTCGGAGCGAAAGGTCCGTGCGCTTTTGGGTGAGCTTCGCACAATGGGTGAGCGCAATGGCTTTGAAATACGCACCATTCCAAAAGCTGGATACTTGCTCAAAGCAACCGATGATGCCCTTTTAGAATCCTTCATTGCGCGAAATGGGCAAATGCATGTTGATGCCAGCAACCGTACGATGCGCCTTCATAATATGATGCTGTATCTCATTAACATTGAAGAAGACTATTCAAGCATTGATGAGCTTGCAGAACTTCTTGATGTAACGCGCCCAACTGTTGTTGCGGATTTGAAACTTATCGTGGATATCTTAGAGAAATATGAACTTACTTACGTGTCCAAACCTTACTATGGTATCCGTATTGAAGGTATTGAATACAACAAGAGAAACCTTCTTGCAGATATCTTCACAGAGGGCATCGGTAACTTTAGTAGCATGCGTTACTTTACAGTTGATGAAGAAGAACAAATCAAACGCATTGTCTTTAACGGTTTCTATGAAAATCAACTTTACTTTAATGAAGCCATCTTTAACGAGACAGTTGCCCATGTTGAAGTTTTTATCATGCGTATCTTTAATGCGGATGTCCACATTCGTGTCGATGTCAATCGTATGCAAATTGATGCTCCAAGTCTCAATGCCGCAAATTACATAATGACTGAGTTAATGGCAAAGTTTGGATTGCCGCTGAGCCCCAAAGAAGAGATGCTTCTCGCATTGAATATCTTTGTTATGACAAACTCATATCAATTGCCTGTTGAGATTCAAGAGAAATATGTAGCCCATGTAAAGTCGGCACTGAATGCTATTGATGGTGAATACCATACGAATTATTCAATGAATGCTTCACTCGTAAATCGGCTGACCTATCATGTCTATGCACTCTTAATCCGTATTTCATACAAGTATGAATTTAAGAATCCCAATTATGATCGCATTGGGTTAAAGCATATCTTCGCCAACCTTTTAACGATCGATTTTATCAAACACTTACCACTATTGAAATTGGAAGACTTATCACGGGATGAGTTAAGCTTGCTTTCATTGCATTTTGCTGCAACCATGAACGATGATAAGTATCGTTTTCAAATGAATGTGAAACACGTTCTTCTTGCGACGGGATTGATTGAATGCAATCCTGACTTTCTTGGTTCACGAGTTCGGATGATTTTCCCCAATGCTACATTAACAACACGATTTATGAAGCAAGTCGATGGCTTGGATTTGGATGCGTTTGATCTGATTCTACTGACAACACAACACGGCTACATTGAACGCAAAACGAAGACGCTTGTCTATGAGTTGTCACCCATTCCAACCGATGTTGAATTGCAACGACTTCAACGCGAAGTGATTTATCACAATATACGACGCCATCATGGCCAAATTAACCGCCTGCAAGAAGTACTCTTGCCAGAGCTATTCTTTATAGAGACCGATGCGTCCTTAAGCTATCAAGATATTGTGCTTAAGTATGCAGGTATTATGGAATCGAAAGGATATGCGCGCGAAGGATTTCGAGAATCGGTAGCTCAGCGAGAATCAATTGGATCGACCTTGTACGTGTCTGGTGTAGGGGGCGCACATGCGATGGACTCTTTTACCGTTGAAAATAGCGTCGCAGTTGTACGTGTTGCAAATGGCCGACAAAGCAAAGATGATGGAAAGCTCATTTTTATCTTCAATATCATGAGAGAATATTTTTCTGTCTATCAAGAAGTTGCTGAATTGTATACAAGCATTCTCATCAGTCCTAAAATATTGGAGATATCTTCCTATGATGAATTGATCATTTATATTAATGAAGTTATATAA
- a CDS encoding histidinol-phosphatase HisJ family protein, which produces MTKELFVDYHVHCDYSDDSWYPMEDVVNDAIALGLDAICFTDHVDYGVKVDWHEMHKARIVDGERILNVDYPRYFAEIDRLQERYGDMISIKRGLEFGMQMHTIASFQRVFDAYPMDFVLLSVHQVNDQEFWTGDFQKGRSEHESYTRYYKEMYDLVSTYHNYSCLAHMDLIRRYLDKETDAFDAHKAMITKILEVVIADGKGIEVNTSSHRYGINGITPSIEILKLYRALGGRIITIGSDSHKKEHLGAYIQSSRAILKELGFTEYCTFSKMEPIFHKL; this is translated from the coding sequence ATGACGAAAGAACTATTTGTTGATTATCATGTTCACTGTGACTACAGTGATGATTCATGGTATCCCATGGAAGATGTTGTAAATGATGCGATTGCCTTAGGATTGGATGCAATCTGTTTTACAGATCATGTTGATTATGGTGTGAAGGTCGATTGGCACGAAATGCACAAAGCGCGTATTGTTGATGGAGAACGCATCCTCAATGTCGACTACCCACGATATTTCGCCGAAATTGATAGACTCCAAGAAAGATACGGTGACATGATATCGATCAAGCGGGGTCTTGAATTTGGTATGCAAATGCATACGATTGCTTCATTCCAGCGTGTATTTGATGCTTACCCCATGGATTTTGTTTTACTATCGGTACATCAAGTGAATGATCAAGAATTTTGGACGGGTGATTTTCAAAAGGGACGCAGTGAGCACGAAAGTTACACCCGGTATTACAAAGAGATGTATGATTTGGTCTCAACCTATCACAATTACAGCTGTCTTGCTCACATGGACTTGATTCGTCGGTACTTGGATAAAGAAACAGATGCTTTTGATGCGCATAAGGCCATGATTACCAAAATACTTGAAGTCGTAATTGCTGATGGTAAGGGGATTGAAGTGAATACTTCATCACACCGCTATGGTATCAATGGTATTACGCCTTCTATCGAAATCTTAAAATTGTACCGTGCGTTGGGTGGACGCATCATTACGATTGGAAGTGACAGTCATAAAAAAGAACACTTGGGAGCGTACATTCAATCATCACGAGCGATTCTCAAGGAACTTGGATTTACAGAATACTGCACATTTTCGAAGATGGAGCCTATTTTTCACAAACTCTAA
- a CDS encoding ATP-dependent Clp protease ATP-binding subunit, with product MQNDNLTEKSQQAIMEAVNYASAMEHSAVTPLHVMKAIMNSGDLDVILEENGIARQAIVNITDDKLQALPMVQGAQLTASSEFGTMMSKATQWSKDKGDTFVSLYALFLAILEVENVYASMMPKDKLEASILEHRGGRVIDTPQAENNIDALLKYGRDLVKDVRDGKIDPIIGRDDEIRRVIQILSRKTKNNPILIGEPGVGKTAIAEGLAWRIMRGDVPFSLKNKQLIELDMGSLIAGAKYRGEFEERLKAVLEEVEAADGNIILFIDEIHNLVGAGKTEGSMDAANLLKPMLARGELHLIGATTYNEYRQHIEKDAALERRFQRVTVSEPTVDDTISILRGLKDRFESHHGVKILDESIVAAAKLSDRYITDRFLPDKAIDLIDEASASIRVEMESMPEELDELTRKIRQLEIEETALKKETDERTLLRLDEIVEELSNLKEKYNLLFARWEKEKDALDGVKGAKEELEKARLEFERAQNEARYEEAARLQYETIPALKARIKEANEMENTEGMIQEVVTEELIAEIISKWTGIDITKLVASDREKLLNLKHELEVYVKGQDDALQTVTDAILRSKAQIQDENRPLGSFMFLGPTGVGKTEVARVLAQQLFDDKSRIIRIDMSEYMEKHSVARLIGAPPGYVGYEQGGQLTEQVRRHPYSIVLLDEIEKAHPDVFNVLLQILDDGHITDSKGVTVDFKNTIIIMTSNLGSQFAFEKDVAVRNNNYMQVVQSHFKPEFINRVDEIIVFNALSDDVLVDIARKFIDELAVRMSRREVVLEVTPEALNMIVAQGSDVTYGARPMKRFIQREIETKVAYQLIEHDVEANSIIRVDANNGEFIVTIENPTVKMN from the coding sequence ATGCAAAATGATAATTTAACAGAAAAAAGCCAACAAGCGATAATGGAAGCCGTCAACTATGCATCTGCAATGGAACACAGTGCAGTGACGCCATTACATGTTATGAAGGCAATTATGAATTCAGGTGACTTGGATGTCATCCTGGAAGAAAACGGTATTGCACGGCAAGCAATTGTAAATATTACCGATGATAAACTACAAGCTTTGCCTATGGTTCAAGGAGCACAATTAACAGCTTCCTCGGAATTTGGAACCATGATGAGCAAAGCAACACAATGGTCTAAAGACAAGGGCGATACATTTGTGTCCCTCTATGCATTGTTCTTAGCAATCTTAGAGGTTGAGAATGTGTATGCATCGATGATGCCAAAAGACAAACTGGAAGCATCAATTCTTGAACATCGTGGTGGTCGTGTCATTGACACTCCACAAGCAGAAAACAATATTGATGCCCTCTTGAAATATGGTCGAGACTTGGTAAAAGATGTCCGTGATGGTAAAATTGATCCTATTATTGGCCGTGATGATGAAATTCGTCGCGTGATACAAATCTTGAGCCGTAAAACAAAAAACAACCCAATTCTCATTGGTGAACCGGGTGTTGGTAAGACTGCGATTGCTGAAGGGCTTGCATGGCGCATTATGCGTGGTGATGTTCCATTCAGTTTGAAAAACAAACAATTGATTGAACTTGATATGGGATCGCTAATTGCCGGTGCAAAATATCGTGGTGAATTTGAGGAGCGCCTCAAAGCGGTTCTTGAAGAGGTGGAAGCAGCTGATGGAAACATTATTCTCTTTATTGATGAGATTCATAATCTTGTCGGTGCAGGGAAAACAGAAGGTTCCATGGATGCTGCAAACTTACTCAAACCGATGTTAGCACGTGGTGAGTTGCACTTAATTGGTGCAACGACCTACAACGAGTATCGTCAACATATCGAGAAGGACGCCGCCTTAGAACGCCGCTTCCAACGTGTCACGGTCAGTGAACCAACAGTTGATGACACGATTTCAATTCTTCGTGGCTTAAAGGACCGCTTTGAGTCCCACCATGGGGTTAAGATTCTTGATGAGTCAATTGTTGCCGCTGCCAAGTTATCCGATCGTTATATTACCGATCGTTTCCTACCAGACAAAGCAATTGACTTGATTGATGAGGCCAGTGCTTCAATTCGTGTTGAAATGGAATCGATGCCTGAAGAACTCGATGAGTTAACACGGAAGATTCGCCAACTTGAAATTGAAGAAACAGCCCTTAAGAAAGAAACAGATGAGCGAACTCTCTTACGTCTTGATGAGATTGTAGAAGAGTTAAGCAATCTAAAAGAGAAATACAACTTACTCTTTGCCCGTTGGGAAAAAGAAAAAGATGCGCTTGATGGTGTCAAAGGTGCGAAAGAAGAACTTGAAAAAGCACGCCTTGAATTCGAACGTGCTCAAAACGAAGCCCGTTATGAAGAGGCTGCGCGTCTTCAATATGAAACCATTCCAGCACTTAAAGCACGCATCAAAGAAGCCAACGAGATGGAAAACACAGAAGGTATGATTCAAGAAGTCGTCACTGAAGAGTTGATTGCTGAAATTATCTCGAAGTGGACAGGCATTGATATTACCAAACTGGTTGCTTCTGATCGTGAGAAACTGCTCAACTTGAAACACGAGTTGGAAGTTTATGTTAAAGGTCAAGACGATGCACTGCAAACTGTAACTGATGCTATCTTGCGTTCGAAAGCACAGATTCAAGACGAAAACCGCCCACTCGGTTCGTTTATGTTCTTAGGACCAACAGGTGTTGGTAAAACAGAAGTTGCACGTGTCTTGGCACAACAACTCTTTGATGATAAGAGTCGCATCATTCGTATTGATATGAGTGAGTATATGGAGAAACACAGCGTGGCCCGTTTAATCGGTGCGCCTCCAGGATATGTAGGGTATGAACAAGGGGGACAATTGACTGAGCAAGTCCGACGTCACCCATATTCAATCGTACTTCTTGATGAAATCGAGAAAGCACACCCCGATGTATTCAATGTATTGTTACAAATCTTGGATGACGGACACATTACAGACAGTAAAGGTGTCACTGTTGACTTCAAGAATACCATTATTATCATGACCTCAAACTTGGGTAGTCAATTTGCTTTTGAGAAAGATGTTGCTGTCCGCAACAACAACTACATGCAAGTTGTTCAAAGTCACTTCAAACCTGAGTTCATCAACCGTGTTGATGAGATCATTGTCTTTAATGCATTGAGCGATGATGTTCTTGTCGACATTGCCCGCAAATTCATTGATGAACTTGCCGTGCGCATGAGCCGTCGTGAGGTTGTCCTTGAAGTAACCCCAGAAGCATTGAACATGATTGTTGCTCAAGGGAGTGATGTCACCTATGGTGCACGTCCGATGAAACGTTTTATTCAACGAGAAATCGAAACAAAGGTTGCTTATCAACTCATTGAACATGACGTCGAAGCAAATTCAATCATTCGTGTTGATGCAAACAACGGCGAATTCATTGTAACGATTGAAAATCCGACTGTGAAAATGAACTAG
- the dnaJ gene encoding molecular chaperone DnaJ, whose translation MAKKDYYEVLGISKSATEQEVKKAYRQLAKKYHPDVNKEDGADAKFKEVQEAYEVLSDQTKRSTYDQYGHAAFDQNGGTGGGAGGFGGFGGGAGFDDFGDIFSSFFGGGQQSRRNPNAPQQGQDRFMNMKIDFMDAVFGAEKTITLHVDEQCTVCHGSGAFSKDDIHTCQRCNGTGQTVTQQRTPFGTFQSAAVCPDCGGSGKTISKKCTECHGKGYNSKKVNVDIKIPAGIVSGQQLRVSGKGERGANGGPNGDLFIEIIVGTHKYFKREGNDINIQIPLSVVDATLGTEIDVPTVHGDVTLTIPAGTQPNTKFRLREKGVKDLRSGRMGDQYVEVKLEVPTKISREQREIYETLRETKGESVFDRFKKAFK comes from the coding sequence ATGGCGAAAAAAGATTATTATGAGGTTCTGGGTATCTCAAAGAGTGCTACAGAACAAGAAGTTAAAAAAGCCTATCGCCAGTTAGCGAAGAAGTACCATCCTGATGTCAATAAGGAGGATGGTGCTGACGCTAAGTTTAAAGAAGTACAAGAAGCTTATGAAGTCTTAAGTGATCAAACCAAGCGTAGTACCTATGACCAATACGGTCATGCTGCCTTCGATCAAAATGGTGGAACAGGTGGCGGTGCTGGCGGATTTGGTGGCTTCGGTGGTGGTGCAGGATTTGATGATTTTGGAGATATCTTCAGTTCGTTCTTTGGAGGTGGCCAACAAAGTCGTCGTAATCCAAATGCTCCACAACAAGGTCAAGATCGCTTTATGAACATGAAGATTGACTTTATGGATGCCGTTTTCGGTGCTGAAAAGACAATCACACTGCATGTTGATGAACAATGTACAGTATGTCATGGTTCAGGCGCCTTCAGTAAAGATGATATCCATACATGTCAGCGTTGTAATGGTACAGGTCAAACTGTAACGCAACAACGAACACCATTCGGAACATTCCAATCGGCTGCAGTCTGTCCAGATTGTGGTGGTAGTGGAAAAACAATTTCGAAAAAATGTACTGAATGTCATGGCAAAGGCTATAACAGTAAAAAAGTTAATGTTGATATTAAAATTCCTGCGGGAATTGTATCCGGTCAACAACTTCGTGTATCCGGTAAAGGAGAACGCGGAGCCAATGGTGGGCCAAACGGGGACCTCTTTATAGAGATAATTGTTGGAACCCATAAATACTTCAAACGTGAAGGTAACGATATTAATATCCAAATTCCACTTTCAGTGGTCGATGCAACATTGGGAACTGAAATTGATGTTCCTACGGTTCATGGTGATGTTACCTTAACAATACCTGCGGGTACACAACCAAATACGAAGTTTAGATTGCGTGAAAAAGGAGTTAAAGACCTTCGTTCAGGCAGAATGGGCGACCAATATGTAGAAGTTAAATTGGAAGTCCCTACCAAGATTTCCCGTGAACAACGAGAGATCTACGAAACGTTAAGAGAAACGAAGGGTGAGAGTGTCTTTGACCGCTTTAAAAAAGCGTTCAAGTGA
- the dnaK gene encoding molecular chaperone DnaK: MSKVIGIDLGTTNSAVAVMDGGEAKVITNPEGNRTTPSVVSFKNGERIVGDAAKRQVVTNPNSAISVKRLIGTNQKVNLEGKDYTPEEISAMILGYMKAYAEDYLGEKVTKAVITVPAYFNDAQRQATKDAGKIAGLEVERIINEPTAAALAFGIDKTDIEQKVLVFDLGGGTFDVSILELADGTFEVLSTAGDNKLGGDDFDHIIVDYLVDLFKKENGIDLSKDKMAMQRLKESAEKAKKDLSATVNAQISLPFISAGESGPLHLETTLSRAKFDEMTKSLVERTLVPVRQALKDAGLTKNDIHQVLLVGGSTRIPAVVEAVKNELGKEPNKSVNPDEVVAMGAAIQGGVISGDVKDVLLLDVTPLSLGIETMGGVMTVLIDRNTTIPTSKSQVFSTAADNQPAVDINVLQGERPMAKDNKQLGVFKLDGIAPARRGIPQIEVTFDIDVNGIVNVSAMDKGTNKKQSITISNSSGLSDADIEKMVRDAEENAEADAKLKEEVELKNRAEQFIHQITETLENEEAQVDDAQKEEVTKLRDELQTALDNNDMDTLKEKLDALEQAAQAMSQAMYEQQAAQSNPEEELAQEDTVVDAEFEEKN, from the coding sequence ATGAGTAAAGTTATCGGAATTGACTTAGGTACAACAAACTCTGCTGTCGCAGTTATGGACGGTGGGGAAGCAAAAGTTATTACAAACCCAGAAGGAAATCGTACTACACCTTCTGTTGTAAGTTTTAAAAACGGTGAAAGAATTGTTGGGGATGCTGCAAAGCGTCAAGTTGTTACAAACCCAAACTCAGCAATTTCTGTTAAACGTTTAATTGGTACAAACCAAAAAGTTAATCTTGAAGGAAAAGATTACACACCTGAAGAAATCTCAGCAATGATTCTTGGTTACATGAAAGCATACGCTGAAGACTATTTAGGAGAAAAAGTTACCAAAGCAGTTATTACTGTTCCTGCATACTTTAATGACGCACAACGTCAAGCAACAAAAGATGCTGGTAAGATTGCGGGATTGGAAGTTGAACGTATTATCAACGAACCAACAGCTGCAGCCTTAGCATTTGGTATCGATAAAACAGATATTGAACAAAAAGTCTTAGTATTTGACCTTGGTGGTGGTACATTTGACGTTTCGATCTTAGAATTAGCAGATGGAACTTTTGAAGTATTATCAACAGCAGGTGATAACAAACTTGGTGGGGATGACTTTGACCACATCATCGTTGATTACTTAGTGGATCTCTTTAAGAAAGAAAACGGCATTGACTTGTCAAAAGACAAAATGGCAATGCAACGTCTCAAAGAATCAGCAGAAAAAGCTAAAAAAGACTTATCAGCTACAGTAAATGCACAAATTTCATTACCATTTATCTCAGCTGGTGAATCTGGTCCATTACACTTGGAAACAACACTTTCACGTGCTAAGTTCGATGAAATGACAAAATCATTGGTTGAACGTACACTCGTTCCTGTTCGTCAAGCACTTAAAGATGCTGGACTTACAAAGAATGATATTCATCAAGTATTACTTGTTGGTGGATCAACGCGTATTCCTGCAGTTGTTGAAGCTGTCAAGAATGAATTAGGTAAAGAACCAAACAAATCTGTTAACCCTGATGAAGTTGTTGCTATGGGTGCTGCAATCCAAGGTGGTGTTATCTCTGGTGATGTTAAAGACGTGCTACTCTTAGACGTTACACCATTATCATTGGGTATCGAAACAATGGGTGGTGTTATGACCGTTCTTATCGATCGTAATACAACAATCCCTACATCGAAATCACAAGTATTCTCAACTGCTGCTGATAACCAACCAGCTGTTGATATCAACGTCTTGCAAGGTGAGCGTCCAATGGCAAAAGACAACAAACAATTGGGTGTCTTTAAATTAGATGGTATTGCACCAGCACGTCGTGGTATTCCACAAATCGAAGTTACATTTGACATTGACGTTAACGGTATTGTAAACGTATCGGCAATGGACAAAGGAACAAACAAAAAACAATCAATCACAATTTCAAACAGCTCAGGATTAAGCGATGCTGACATTGAAAAAATGGTTCGTGATGCTGAAGAAAATGCTGAAGCAGATGCGAAATTAAAAGAAGAAGTTGAACTCAAAAACCGTGCCGAACAATTCATTCACCAAATTACAGAAACATTGGAAAATGAAGAAGCACAAGTTGATGATGCACAAAAAGAAGAAGTTACAAAATTACGTGATGAACTTCAAACTGCATTGGACAACAATGACATGGATACATTGAAAGAAAAACTTGATGCACTTGAACAAGCAGCACAAGCAATGTCTCAAGCAATGTATGAGCAACAAGCAGCGCAATCAAACCCTGAAGAGGAATTAGCTCAAGAAGATACAGTTGTTGATGCTGAGTTTGAAGAAAAAAATTAA
- the grpE gene encoding nucleotide exchange factor GrpE has protein sequence MSKEKTNKNETIEEELEVVDPVEEEDVAEAVSLEEEIISLKQDIENLKNDYLKTFADTENLKKRLQREHETARKYRIQSFATSILPVIDNLERALIQDTSDEAFREGVQMIYEQLMASLKAEGVEPIEALNQPFDPNIHQAMMMEEVDGVEPNIVVQELQKGYMLKDRILRASMVKVSQ, from the coding sequence ATGAGCAAAGAGAAGACGAACAAGAATGAAACAATTGAAGAAGAGCTGGAAGTAGTCGATCCTGTAGAGGAAGAAGATGTTGCTGAAGCAGTCTCTTTGGAAGAAGAAATCATTTCATTAAAACAAGATATAGAAAATTTAAAGAATGATTATTTAAAAACATTCGCTGATACAGAGAACTTGAAAAAGCGTTTGCAACGTGAACATGAAACAGCACGTAAGTATCGCATTCAAAGTTTCGCAACAAGTATCCTTCCGGTTATTGATAACTTGGAACGCGCGTTAATCCAGGATACTTCGGATGAGGCCTTTAGAGAAGGTGTTCAAATGATTTACGAACAACTGATGGCTTCATTAAAAGCTGAGGGTGTTGAACCCATTGAAGCTTTAAATCAACCGTTTGATCCAAACATTCATCAAGCAATGATGATGGAAGAAGTGGACGGTGTTGAACCCAACATTGTGGTTCAAGAATTACAAAAAGGTTACATGTTAAAAGATCGCATTCTACGTGCGAGCATGGTAAAAGTAAGCCAATAA
- the hrcA gene encoding heat-inducible transcriptional repressor HrcA, whose amino-acid sequence MLTPRKVEIFRAIVTEFINTAEPVGSNTLIEKFNLPYSSATIRNEMSDLEKEGLIEKTHTSSGRVPSTKGYRFYVEHLMEDEGNRSVENAIAQVFSDRRLDIDEAIRQSSDIISHMTNLTAVVLGPSAADQILKSVQLIPLNELSAMAVFVTESGHAENRIFNFESQVSVEDIEQCTVILNERLKGTKLGDIVEKMEGLRPILSVKLVQYEVLFEAFVGAFVKFAQSEVYLSGERNMLYQPEFSNIEKLRQLMGMLENSEMWREISINHENLRLTKGSHSELVWVDDMAVVSSKFQLTENSEHQLMVVGPNRMEYGRVVSLIDYVSEMVEKVYGKGGQDEQREDEQE is encoded by the coding sequence ATGTTAACACCGCGTAAAGTAGAAATATTTAGAGCGATTGTTACTGAGTTTATCAATACGGCTGAACCTGTTGGTTCGAACACGTTAATTGAGAAATTCAACTTACCGTACTCGTCTGCGACGATACGCAATGAAATGTCTGACTTAGAAAAAGAAGGGCTGATTGAAAAGACGCATACGTCTTCGGGTCGGGTGCCTTCTACAAAAGGGTATCGCTTCTACGTGGAACATCTCATGGAAGATGAAGGGAACCGCAGTGTAGAGAATGCGATCGCTCAGGTATTTTCTGATCGTCGTTTGGACATTGATGAAGCAATTCGTCAAAGTAGCGATATCATCTCGCACATGACAAATCTGACAGCAGTGGTCTTAGGGCCGAGTGCTGCGGATCAGATTCTAAAGAGTGTTCAATTGATTCCGTTGAATGAGTTGTCAGCGATGGCAGTCTTTGTAACTGAATCGGGACATGCGGAAAACCGCATCTTCAATTTTGAATCTCAAGTCAGTGTTGAAGACATTGAGCAGTGCACGGTCATCTTGAATGAGCGTCTCAAGGGTACGAAGCTCGGAGACATCGTTGAGAAGATGGAAGGTTTAAGACCAATCTTATCTGTGAAGTTAGTTCAATATGAAGTCTTGTTTGAAGCATTCGTAGGAGCATTCGTTAAGTTTGCTCAAAGCGAAGTTTACCTAAGTGGTGAGCGCAATATGCTGTACCAACCAGAGTTCTCAAATATTGAAAAGCTACGCCAGTTAATGGGGATGCTTGAAAACAGTGAGATGTGGCGTGAAATATCGATTAACCATGAAAATCTACGACTTACAAAGGGATCGCACAGTGAACTTGTATGGGTCGATGACATGGCTGTTGTCTCAAGTAAGTTTCAACTTACTGAAAATTCAGAACATCAGCTAATGGTTGTTGGGCCAAACCGTATGGAATACGGTCGAGTCGTATCACTCATTGATTACGTCTCAGAAATGGTCGAAAAAGTTTATGGGAAAGGTGGTCAAGATGAGCAAAGAGAAGACGAACAAGAATGA